CGCGTTCGAGGACGCTCGCCCGGCCACCCAACTGTTCGTTCTTCTCAACTACGGTCACGTCGGCCCCCGCGTCGGCGAGGTAACAGGCCGTCGAGAGACCGCCGAAGCCGCTGCCAACGACCACGACGGACCGGTCGGCGAGTTCCATATCGGATTCTCAGGGCGCGAGTCACATAAATCGACGGACCGGACTCCGACGAATCCGACGGCTGAGACGCCGCGCTATCGGTGATTTTGCGGAAAATATCACCGATACACTTATATCTGAACCATGACGGTCTTGCAAACGTGAAATGAACCCCGCGAAGTTCGCCCTCCTGCTGGGCGTCGGCCTGCTCGCGTTTCTGTTCGTCACGTCGCTGTACGTCGTCTGGACCCGAATCGTGGGTCTGGACCCGACGCTCGCCCAGCGGTGTGCGAACCTCTCGCGGCCGGGCCGGACGACCATCGCCCTCGCATCGGGGGCACTGCTGGGCACCGGGAGTCTGGCCGCGCCCACCGTCGGCGTCGGCATCGCCGGGATGATCCTGTTCGCGGCCAGCACGTTCGCGTCGCTGATGCTGTTCGAGTTGGCCCAACAGCGCGAACGCGCCGCGAGTTAGGCTTTTTCGAGCGCGACCCGGTAGTGGGGTCCTTCGTCGCCGTACCGCACCTCTTCGACCGACCACCCGGTCCCGACCGCGGCCTCCCGAATCCGGTCGGGACCGAACAACCGAAACAGCAGGGTTTCGCCCAGTTCGCCCTCGTACTCGAAGGTCATCACGCGCGCGGCCATCCCCGGCGTCGGGTCCGGTCGGTAGCCGAGCAGTTCCCCGGTCTCGATTCGCGCCGGGTCGTAGCAGTCCACCACCGCCGTCGCGTCCGGCGTCGTCACGACCGCGAGGTCCCCCAGAAATCGCCGAAGGCCGTCCATTGACCCCGCGAGACCGAGTTGCGTCCCGATGGCGAGCGCCGACCGGAACCGGTCGCGCTCGAACTGCTCGCGGAGCGCGAACATGTCGCCTTCGCGGGCGTCTTCGACGCCGCGCTCGCGCATCGTCGCCACGAGGTCGTCGCTGACCTCGACGGCGACCGTCTCGAAGCGCTCCTGAAAGTACAGCGCGTGGCGGCCCGCGCCAGCCCCGAGGTCCAACAGCGGCCCGTCGAGTCGGGCGTCGAGCCAGCGGCCGTTCTCACCCTCGCCAGCAAACTCCGTGAAGTAGAACTGCTCGATGGGATGCTCACGGGTCTGCTCGCCGTCGCGCTGAGCCAGCGGTTCGTCGCGCTCGCCGCGATGGTGGTCCCGGACCGCGCGGCCGAAGGGGTCTGCCATGCGTGAATTGGCAAGCGGCTGTCGGAAAAGCATTCGTGAGTAGTGGTAGCATGCGACGCTACAGGGCGCGCTCGCGTCGTCGCTGGCGACGACGCGAGCGCGTCAGCCACAGTACCGAGGCGAGCGCGCCACAGTTACTGACGCGAGTGCGTCACTCGTCGCCGACGAACCGCAGTCGGAACTCGTAGTACCTGCCGTCGAGTTGGAGCAGTTCGGGCGTCTCCGGTTGCGCGAAGGCGTCTTTCCGGACGTTCCCGTCGATATACGCCCGGCGTTCGAGTCGCTTCAGTATCGACCGGTACGCCGACGAGTAGGGATGGGTCTCGCTGTAGGCGTCGTGACCTCTCGCTTCCCGGAGAATCGTCCGTTCGTCGGCCGAAAGGTCGTCTCTGTCGAGTCGAGGGCCAACGAAACGCGCGCGGAGAACCGCCTCCATCTCGTCGGGCGACTCGGCGACCGGTTCGACCTCGGCGCGGTAAATTCGCTCGTAGAACGTCTCACGGGCGACTTCGACCGAGTAGATTTTGTCTCGATACTCGACGTGGCTCGGTCCCGAGTCCCCGAGGAGACTGCTCGCCTCGATTGCCTCCTCTCTCCGGTAGACGTAGCCCCCTCGCTGGACGAGACCCCGCGGAACGCCACCTGCGTTACCCCGAGCGCGGGCGGCCATCTGCGCGATTTTGACCGCTCGCTGGTCGGTCCCCGGTAGGTCGCCGTGCGCGACGTGGTCGGGCACGGAGTCGAGTTCGTCGGGTCGCCCGACCGTTTTCAGACGGAGAACGGGGTGAGTCACTTCTGCCTCGCCGACGACGATGGAGCCGAGTCGGTAGTAGGTTCCGTCGCGTTCAGCGTACGTCGGGTCGTCGCGCGCGAAGAACGGCTCTCGGTACTGAATGGTGTACGTCTCGCCGTCGAGCGCGGCCGCGAAGGCGTCTTCATCCCAATCGGGACGACTCTCTTCGAGGTCGGTGACGTACCTGTCGCGGAGCGATTCCGTCTCGCGCAAAAGCGTGAGCCTGAGTCGTCGCTCACCGTCCTGACCGTCCGTTACTCCGTCGATGGCGTCGAGACAACCGCTCGCTCCCGCGAGACCGACCGCGCCGGTCGCCGCCAGCAGTCGCCGCCGCGAGATGGTGGAGGGCATCGCCCGTCAGTTTCGCCACAGTTGACAAATTCCTTGCGTCTCGGTGCGACTCGAACCGGTTCCCTGACGACTCACTCCACCTGCGCGCTCGGTCGCTCGCCCGGACCGGCCACGGCCGCCTCCACCGCCGAGAGCAGTTCGTCCGGTCCCACGACGCGCCCGCGCTCGCTCAACTCGCGGTAGAGCGCCGCGGCGTCGCTCCCGGCGTAGTTGCGCTCGGCGAAGGGTCGCTCCTCGACCACGACTACCGAGTCGGCCTCGCGGGCGGCCCGGAG
This genomic stretch from Halorussus pelagicus harbors:
- a CDS encoding methyltransferase domain-containing protein, which encodes MADPFGRAVRDHHRGERDEPLAQRDGEQTREHPIEQFYFTEFAGEGENGRWLDARLDGPLLDLGAGAGRHALYFQERFETVAVEVSDDLVATMRERGVEDAREGDMFALREQFERDRFRSALAIGTQLGLAGSMDGLRRFLGDLAVVTTPDATAVVDCYDPARIETGELLGYRPDPTPGMAARVMTFEYEGELGETLLFRLFGPDRIREAAVGTGWSVEEVRYGDEGPHYRVALEKA